The Deltaproteobacteria bacterium sequence ATAAAGATTCTTGTTGGCGGGAGAAATAACGATGATTAATCAGACCCGGAATTCGGTGAGCGCCCGGAAAGCGTCGACGCGCTCGGCGATTTCACCTGGGGAAAGATTCTGGAGCCGCTCCGTACTGAACGCTTCCACGGTGAAGGAGGCGATGGCGCTCCCGTACATCGTCGCCGTACGGTAATCCATGTCGGTAAGCTCCTCCCCGTCCCGGGAGGCGAGATAACCCATGAAGCCACCCGCGAAACTGTCGCCGGCCCCCGTCGGGTCGAAGATAGTCTCAAGCGGATAGGCGGGAGCGGCGAACATGGTCCCGTCCGAAAGGTGCAGAACCCCGTATTCACCGCGCTTGACGACCACCCTGGCCGGCCCCCAGCTCATGACGGCGCGCGCGGCCTTTACGAGGTTGTACTCCCCCGAGATTTCCCTTATCTCGCTCTCGTTGAAAACCACGATGTCCACCTTCGAGATCACCTCGCGCAACGGTCCCGGGCTGTTTTCGATCCAGTAGTTCATCGTGTCGAGCGCGACCAGCTTCGGATTACGCACCTGGCCGAGGATGTCCATCTGGAGCCCCGGAGCGATGTTCCCGAGAAACACGTACGGGCTGTCCCGGTACTCTTCAGGGAGAACGGGCGCAAACTCCTGGAATACGTTGAGTTCCGTCTTGACGGTGTGCGCGGTGTTCAGGTCGTACTCGTAATATCCTTTCCAGCGGAACGTTTCGCCGTCCGCGATCTTTAGCCCCCGGGTGTCGATGGCTCGGGCCGAGAGCATCCCGATGACGTTCTGCGGAAAGTCCTTTCCCACCACGGACACCAGCCGGACCGGCGCCAGGTAGCTGGCTGCCAGGGAAAAGTAGGTGGCGGATCCGCCGACCACCCGCTCCACCTCCCCGAAAGGGGACTTGATGCTGTCGAACGCCATCGAACCGACGACTAACAGGCTCATTTCCGCTCCTTGAATGCGCGTTTCATTAATTGATGATAATAACCCAACAAAAGCGTTGCTGCCATCGGGAGGGACGGCGAAGACCGGATTCTTGACGGGCTGCCGAGGCGGTGTGCCCCGCGAGGCGTGCCGAGCCCGCAGGGCTAGCCTGCGGCGACGTCGACGATGACCGAGAGGAGGAGGCCGAGGATGTAGATGATGGACGCGGCGAACGCCTTGCCGAACCGGCGGCTCGCGACGATATTACGGTAGCAGGATACAAGGAACCACGCGCCGAGGAACAGCGCGGCAGCGGCAAAATGCGGCGAGCAGAACCCAAGCCACCACAAACCGAGGGAAAGTGGCAGCAGTGCGGTCGCATAGAGAAAAACAAGAATCTTCGTATATGGCTCCCCCATGGCCACGGGGAGGACGGGGACGCCCGCCGCCCGGTAATCGTCCTGGCACTTCAGCGCCAGCGTCCAGAAGTGGGGGGGTTGCCATAGCAGCATCAGGAAGAAAAGCAGGAAGCCGTCCGCGCCGATGCGCGGCTCGATCGACGCGTAGCCGATGAGGACGGGAAGCGCCCCGGGGATTCCGCCGGGCACCGTTCCGTAGGGAGAGCGCCGCTTCAGATACAGGGTATACAAAAGGGCGTAGCCCGAGACCGCCCCAAGGAGAAGCAGCGTCGCCGTCGGGTTCAGGAATAGAACGGAAATCGCCAGGGATGCCGCGATCAGGCCCAAAGACAGGAAAAGCGCTCCGCGGCTGCCTACATTTTCCAGCGCCGCCTTTCTTGCCGCGACGCGGCTCATCCGCGAATCCATCTCCCGGTCCAGGATTCCGTTCAGGATTGCCGATCCGGATGCCGCCATGAGAATGCAGGAAAGGCAGATAAATCCGAAACCGGCCGGCGGAAGGCTCCGCCCCGCCAGCACCATGCCCGAAAACCCCGCAAGCGTAACGCCGCCCGCGATACCCGGTTTCGATATAAGCAGCGCGGATGCCGCAACGCCATCGGAGCGGGACTCCCTTCCGGCTACCGGTCTTGCATGGACCGTTACCGGTTCCACGGCAGCAATTCCTCCCTCTTGACCTCCCTGGCCCACATGTGGAAAAGAACGACCAGCATCCCCAGGGCTATCGCCATGTGCAAGGCTGTGGACAGGTAGTAAAGCTTCGTCAGGACCACCAGTCCACCGACGGCGACCTGTCCCGCGGCCAGCAGCAGGAGGGCCCGCGCAAGGCCCCTGCTCTCGTCGAGCCGCCGGTCGAGGACCACCGCTGCGTACAGGGCGATGACGGTGAGAAACACGAGGGCCGCCAGAACGCGGTGGGAAAAGTGGATCAATACGTGGCCCGTCAGAACCTTCGGAAAGAGCCCGTCCGCGCAGAGCGGCCATTCCGCACAGGCAAGCCCGGCGTCCGCGTGCCTCACGTAGGCTCCAAGGCCCGCCAGCAGGAAAACCAGGATGCCGATTCCGAAAAACAGCGCCGACCGCCCGGACAGGGAGAAGGCGGGAGGATACCGGACGCCGTCGAAGGATGCCATGTAGACCGCAAGCAGGAATACGGCGAGACCGAGCATGAAATGCACCGTCGTGAGCTGCACCGGTATGCCGAAGAGAACCACCGCGCCGCCGAGAACGACCTCCACCGCCAGGAACCCTGCCGCCAGGATGGGAACGGCCTTCGCCGAACCTCGATAGTCCCTGAAACGCCGAACGCAAAGGGCGATGAGCGAGATGCCCGCTACGGCGGCGATCACGCGGTGGAGGAATTCCATGTAGATGTCCAGCCGAAGGGGCGGCAGGACCTTTCCGTGGCACAGGGGCCAGTCCGGGCAGGCGAGTCCCGCCTTCAGGCCCGCCACGAGATTCCCCCAGACCAGGAGCAGGAACAACAGGCCGACCGTCATTCTGCCGCGCATCTTGCCCTCCGTTCGTACGGCATCCGCGCTAACGGAACAACGTGTCCGAAAGCGTCCCTGCGACTATAAGAAGGAGAAAGAGGACAGGCACCAGCGCGAACGTCCACACCAGCACGCCCTCGTGCTTCAGGTGCATGAAGAAAAGCGCGACCAGCGACGCTTTCACCGAGGCGATGAGCAGAGCCGTTGCTACATTCCAGAATCCGAGGTCGACATAGGAAACCGCGACGGTCGCGCCGGTCAGGACCAGCAGAGCCGCGAAGACCGCCAGGTAGACTGCATATCCCCCGCCGCGCCCCTTCATCATCGCTCCCCTATCCGATAAGGTAAAACAGCGGAAACAGGTAGATCCAGACGAGGTCCACGAAATGCCAGTATAGCCCCGAAATCTCGACCGGAGTATTGTAGCTCTCCGAGAACCTGCCCCGGCCCGCCAGGAAGAGCATCGCCCCGAGGACCGCAATCCCTCCCGCGACGTGCAACCCGTGCAGCCCCGTCATCATGAAATAGAGCGAGA is a genomic window containing:
- a CDS encoding heme A synthase translates to MRGRMTVGLLFLLLVWGNLVAGLKAGLACPDWPLCHGKVLPPLRLDIYMEFLHRVIAAVAGISLIALCVRRFRDYRGSAKAVPILAAGFLAVEVVLGGAVVLFGIPVQLTTVHFMLGLAVFLLAVYMASFDGVRYPPAFSLSGRSALFFGIGILVFLLAGLGAYVRHADAGLACAEWPLCADGLFPKVLTGHVLIHFSHRVLAALVFLTVIALYAAVVLDRRLDESRGLARALLLLAAGQVAVGGLVVLTKLYYLSTALHMAIALGMLVVLFHMWAREVKREELLPWNR
- a CDS encoding cytochrome C oxidase subunit IV family protein; the encoded protein is MMKGRGGGYAVYLAVFAALLVLTGATVAVSYVDLGFWNVATALLIASVKASLVALFFMHLKHEGVLVWTFALVPVLFLLLIVAGTLSDTLFR
- a CDS encoding sugar kinase, which produces MSLLVVGSMAFDSIKSPFGEVERVVGGSATYFSLAASYLAPVRLVSVVGKDFPQNVIGMLSARAIDTRGLKIADGETFRWKGYYEYDLNTAHTVKTELNVFQEFAPVLPEEYRDSPYVFLGNIAPGLQMDILGQVRNPKLVALDTMNYWIENSPGPLREVISKVDIVVFNESEIREISGEYNLVKAARAVMSWGPARVVVKRGEYGVLHLSDGTMFAAPAYPLETIFDPTGAGDSFAGGFMGYLASRDGEELTDMDYRTATMYGSAIASFTVEAFSTERLQNLSPGEIAERVDAFRALTEFRV
- the cyoE gene encoding protoheme IX farnesyltransferase, whose amino-acid sequence is MEPVTVHARPVAGRESRSDGVAASALLISKPGIAGGVTLAGFSGMVLAGRSLPPAGFGFICLSCILMAASGSAILNGILDREMDSRMSRVAARKAALENVGSRGALFLSLGLIAASLAISVLFLNPTATLLLLGAVSGYALLYTLYLKRRSPYGTVPGGIPGALPVLIGYASIEPRIGADGFLLFFLMLLWQPPHFWTLALKCQDDYRAAGVPVLPVAMGEPYTKILVFLYATALLPLSLGLWWLGFCSPHFAAAALFLGAWFLVSCYRNIVASRRFGKAFAASIIYILGLLLSVIVDVAAG